The following coding sequences are from one Cenarchaeum symbiosum A window:
- a CDS encoding RNA 3'-terminal phosphate cyclase (COG0430): MDTLEIDGSFGEGGGQVLRTAVSLSCMTGRPVRISRIRAGRKKPGLARQHLAAVGVLARACGAKTRGLAEGSTELEFAPGNAWDGTAAADVGTAGSIPLILSAVIPAASIRGGMEVSLAGGTDVSWSPTIEYTGRVLREAYSRMGIDYSINVERRGYYPRGGGSVSASIQPCRVPRPILLGSDKPEQAELLCSYSKMPRDKVEAAAKEAACSLEEDGCSIHTEIGRGDADDPGGTALLYSSGHGHVRGADALYKEGGFGGLHRGFARSDAGADDHLADMLVVPASLADGTSVITVDNVSGHLGTCLYVASRMTGCRYGYSGIGRGHEVWIEGRSDARVH; this comes from the coding sequence GTGGATACACTCGAGATAGACGGGTCGTTTGGGGAAGGCGGGGGCCAGGTATTGAGGACCGCGGTCTCGCTATCTTGCATGACAGGTAGGCCCGTCAGGATAAGCCGGATCCGCGCCGGCAGAAAGAAGCCGGGCCTTGCGCGCCAGCACCTTGCGGCAGTGGGCGTCCTTGCAAGGGCGTGCGGCGCCAAAACTAGGGGGCTCGCCGAAGGGTCCACCGAGCTGGAGTTTGCCCCGGGGAATGCATGGGACGGGACAGCTGCTGCAGACGTCGGGACGGCCGGGAGCATCCCCCTGATACTATCTGCGGTGATACCTGCCGCGTCGATCCGCGGCGGCATGGAGGTCTCGCTGGCGGGCGGGACGGACGTTTCATGGAGTCCTACAATAGAGTACACGGGGAGGGTCCTGCGCGAGGCGTACTCCCGAATGGGGATCGACTATTCGATAAATGTGGAAAGGAGGGGTTACTATCCCAGGGGCGGCGGCTCGGTTAGCGCCAGCATACAGCCGTGCAGGGTGCCGCGGCCTATTCTGCTCGGCTCCGACAAGCCAGAACAGGCCGAGCTGCTCTGCTCGTACTCAAAGATGCCGCGGGACAAAGTGGAAGCGGCAGCAAAAGAGGCGGCATGCTCCCTCGAAGAGGATGGCTGCAGCATACACACGGAGATAGGGCGCGGCGATGCGGATGATCCCGGCGGCACGGCACTATTGTACAGCTCGGGCCATGGGCACGTGCGGGGCGCCGACGCCCTGTACAAGGAAGGCGGATTTGGGGGGCTCCACCGCGGCTTTGCCCGCTCCGACGCGGGGGCCGACGATCACCTGGCCGACATGCTGGTGGTTCCAGCCAGCCTGGCCGACGGGACGTCAGTAATTACTGTCGATAACGTGTCGGGGCACCTGGGGACCTGCCTGTACGTGGCCTCGAGGATGACAGGATGCAGGTACGGGTATTCCGGCATAGGGCGGGGCCACGAAGTATGGATAGAGGGAAGGTCAGACGCCCGCGTCCATTAG
- a CDS encoding copper export protein (COG1276) yields MRHAAMPLENAIITWIHLVSAAIWVGGGLFLGVVLAPVLKKTSMSLEERIRMMVIVGRRFNIVGIPSLIILMGTGLYTAYPILAGPRPLLDSSYGTFLFIKMALVVAVVVLLAVHVRIIRGDIERRILSGAMPENEVRSLRKKIIILGEVIAMVSVGILFFAALMDAGV; encoded by the coding sequence ATGCGGCATGCGGCCATGCCGCTGGAAAACGCGATAATCACGTGGATCCACCTGGTCTCCGCTGCAATCTGGGTGGGCGGGGGCCTCTTCCTCGGGGTGGTGCTGGCGCCTGTGCTCAAAAAGACCTCAATGTCCCTCGAGGAGAGGATCCGCATGATGGTGATAGTGGGCCGCAGGTTCAACATCGTGGGCATACCCTCGCTGATAATACTGATGGGGACGGGGCTGTACACTGCGTACCCGATCCTTGCGGGGCCCCGGCCCCTGCTGGACTCCAGCTACGGGACCTTTCTGTTCATAAAGATGGCACTAGTCGTGGCGGTGGTCGTGCTGCTTGCCGTCCACGTCAGGATAATCCGGGGCGATATAGAGAGGAGGATCCTCTCGGGAGCAATGCCTGAAAACGAGGTGCGGAGCTTGCGCAAAAAGATCATAATACTCGGCGAGGTGATTGCGATGGTCTCCGTAGGAATACTGTTCTTTGCCGCCCTAATGGACGCGGGCGTCTGA
- a CDS encoding nitroreductase (COG0778) — protein MGPLYQGALLSFVCAQAPDAGRPPAHGDQVGRMDGGFTSDEKSGFYKAVYSRRDVRSGFTQRPVEAGVLGRILDAAHHAPSVGFSQPWNFILIKDEASRGKVRDSFYKERERSAALVDGERKSKYLSLKLEGILDSPVNVCVTYDPSKFGPFVIGRSAIPDTGVYSVCCAVQNLWLAARAEGVGVGWVSILSNDALREILGIPEGVLPVAYLCLGYVDEFATKPDLEAAGWLPRLGLPEVVYYERWGRGDAPGWEAVRDLMKSNLDTLK, from the coding sequence GTGGGCCCGCTGTATCAGGGGGCATTATTATCGTTTGTGTGCGCACAGGCCCCAGATGCCGGCCGGCCCCCCGCGCACGGTGACCAGGTGGGCCGCATGGACGGGGGCTTTACAAGCGATGAAAAGTCGGGCTTTTACAAGGCGGTCTATTCCAGAAGGGACGTAAGGTCAGGGTTCACGCAGAGGCCGGTCGAGGCAGGTGTCCTCGGGAGGATCCTCGACGCGGCCCACCATGCGCCCTCTGTGGGGTTCTCGCAGCCGTGGAACTTTATCCTCATAAAGGATGAGGCATCCAGGGGAAAAGTAAGGGATTCGTTTTACAAGGAGAGGGAGCGCTCTGCGGCCCTTGTGGACGGGGAGAGAAAGTCAAAGTACCTCTCGCTGAAGCTCGAGGGGATACTCGATTCGCCGGTCAACGTCTGCGTTACGTATGATCCATCCAAGTTCGGCCCCTTTGTGATAGGGAGATCGGCCATACCCGATACAGGCGTGTACAGCGTGTGCTGCGCTGTTCAGAACCTGTGGCTTGCCGCAAGGGCAGAAGGGGTCGGCGTCGGCTGGGTGAGCATACTATCGAACGACGCCCTCAGGGAAATACTGGGAATCCCGGAGGGCGTGCTCCCCGTTGCATACCTCTGCCTCGGGTACGTGGACGAGTTTGCCACAAAGCCGGACCTCGAGGCGGCAGGATGGCTCCCCAGGCTCGGGCTCCCCGAGGTGGTATACTATGAGAGGTGGGGCAGGGGGGACGCGCCGGGCTGGGAGGCCGTGCGTGACCTCATGAAATCAAACCTTGATACGCTTAAATAA
- a CDS encoding NADH-dependent FMN reductase (COG0431) yields the protein MKVVVISGSPRSNSKTQHMMRFAYERAVERNGGATFINLADGGIDYFRGYDVEYSETTKQAAKDITAADVWLIGVPIYNSFFSAAFKNLFEFVSYKETAGKAAGLAIMAAGDIGFTDVQTLTTQLMSYFRVITNPKAVYMKSDMIDGTEVSDLGARERLTEMVDGTLDLASKIR from the coding sequence ATGAAGGTAGTGGTGATATCTGGGAGCCCCAGGAGCAACTCAAAGACCCAGCACATGATGAGGTTTGCCTATGAGCGCGCCGTGGAGAGAAACGGCGGTGCCACGTTCATCAATTTAGCCGACGGGGGCATAGACTATTTCCGCGGCTACGACGTGGAATACAGCGAGACTACCAAGCAGGCGGCAAAGGACATCACAGCGGCCGATGTATGGCTGATAGGCGTTCCCATATACAACTCGTTTTTTAGCGCCGCGTTCAAGAACCTGTTCGAGTTTGTAAGCTACAAGGAGACGGCAGGCAAGGCTGCCGGGCTGGCCATAATGGCCGCGGGCGACATCGGGTTTACGGACGTGCAGACCCTGACCACCCAGCTCATGTCATACTTCAGGGTGATAACCAACCCCAAGGCGGTCTACATGAAGTCCGACATGATAGACGGGACTGAGGTCTCTGATCTTGGCGCGCGCGAGCGCCTCACAGAGATGGTCGACGGGACGCTGGACCTGGCATCAAAGATACGCTGA
- a CDS encoding DNA-directed RNA polymerase, beta' subunit/160 kD subunit (COG0086) has translation MSIQTVKSISAIRFSVWSPHEIRKYSVAEITAPETYDEEGMPVQGGLMDGRLGTLEPGQKCLTCGNTAARCPGHFGHIELAEPILHIAFIDNIHKLLLGMCRSCSRLKVPQEELDSLSKIRRRESAYTVISQKRIPEQILDRAKKSKECPHCGKTQYELIFTKPTIFIEKTEIGENRLLPITIREKFSQITNEDLVLLGYDPATARPEWFILQALPVPPVTVRPSIILETGIRSEDDLTHKMVDIIRVNQRLKESKEAGTPPLIVQDLVDLLQYHATTYFDNEISGIPQAHHRSGRPLKTLTQRLKGKEGRFRGSLSGKRVDFSSRTVISPDPNLDLSEVGVPESVAMKLTIPEIVTEWNIARMKELVVNGPDHYPGVNYIVRPDGVKIRLDFVEDRSTIADTLEMGYLIERHLLDGDIVMFNRQPSLHQMSIMAHHVRVLPGKTFRLHPSVCPPYNADFDGDEMNLHVPQSEEARAEAMLLMRVQDQLISPRYGGPIIGGLRDFITGSYLLTKDDTTLTREEFTNLAMLGDYGGALPKPGAKGQLFTGKQLFSLFLPKDFNYIITSKWSKGTKGTPKDVVIKNGELISGVIDKSSIGAEEPESVLHRIAKDYGNAPAKKFLNSVLIIAKQFITHYGFSYGYADLELPEKARKEIFDDIGASYDKVYGYIADAKKGGLRLTRGLSPDEALEAYIVSELSRARDTAGGIADQSFDHTNAGKIMASTGARGSSLNIGQMAGSLGQQSRRGQRLLKGYNNRALPHFRENDDSPDAHGFVKSNYRDGLSALEFFFHAMAGREGLVDTAVRTQQSGYMQRRLINALEHIRLEYDNTVRDPHGHIIQFLYGEDGIDVAKSDHGEAFNVHRLIESQMIVDTGKKATAPEIAEIAKKYAKTFNPRMKEIVTGALAECGLSKEGAEKVGKKGLDLYNKAKVEPGQAVGIVTAQSIGEPGTQMTLRTFHFAGIKERNVTLGLPRLIELVDARKKPVTPTMDIHLDGESKGSRDRAIEIAKNVLQTKISALIADMDTDYSTQIRLGLDEGKMDDRGCTPDDVAAALASNKKFKVSVEGRRLTLDMAEEYDAPAVIAVRNKVLNTTVKGVPDVERLTLVQKDDEWVIQTTGSNLPKVLAVEGIDKRQVRTNNVFEIAGTLGIEAARNALINELRSTLEDQGLEVDIRYIMLVSDLMCSRGYMQQIGRHGIAGTKDSVLARAAFEITVPTIAHAALSGEVEHLRGVTENVIVGSNIPIGSGTVDLYMQVAKKK, from the coding sequence CGGGACACTCGAGCCGGGCCAGAAATGCCTTACCTGCGGGAACACGGCCGCCCGGTGCCCGGGGCACTTTGGGCACATCGAGCTTGCCGAGCCCATACTGCACATTGCATTTATCGACAACATACACAAGCTGCTACTCGGGATGTGCCGGTCCTGCTCGCGGCTCAAGGTCCCCCAGGAGGAGCTCGATTCGCTCTCCAAGATAAGGAGGAGGGAATCCGCGTATACCGTAATATCCCAAAAGAGGATACCCGAGCAGATACTCGACAGGGCCAAAAAATCAAAAGAGTGCCCCCACTGTGGAAAGACCCAGTACGAGCTGATATTTACAAAGCCCACCATATTTATAGAAAAAACAGAGATAGGCGAGAACCGGCTCCTTCCTATCACCATAAGGGAAAAGTTCTCGCAGATTACAAACGAGGACCTGGTCCTGCTGGGATACGACCCGGCGACTGCCCGCCCCGAATGGTTCATCCTGCAGGCGCTCCCGGTCCCCCCGGTGACTGTCCGGCCGTCGATAATACTAGAGACCGGGATACGCTCAGAAGACGATCTTACCCACAAGATGGTCGATATAATACGCGTAAACCAGAGGCTCAAGGAGAGCAAGGAGGCGGGAACACCCCCGCTTATCGTTCAGGACCTTGTGGACCTTCTCCAGTACCACGCGACCACCTACTTTGACAATGAAATATCAGGCATACCCCAGGCCCACCACCGCTCGGGCCGGCCGCTCAAGACCCTAACCCAGAGGCTCAAGGGCAAGGAGGGCCGCTTCAGGGGCTCGCTCTCCGGCAAGAGGGTCGACTTTTCAAGCAGGACCGTCATATCGCCCGACCCCAACCTGGATCTCTCCGAGGTGGGCGTGCCAGAATCAGTAGCAATGAAGCTTACCATTCCTGAGATCGTCACCGAATGGAACATTGCGCGCATGAAGGAGCTCGTGGTAAACGGCCCCGACCACTATCCGGGCGTCAACTATATCGTGCGGCCCGACGGCGTCAAGATAAGGCTCGACTTTGTGGAGGACCGCTCGACCATCGCCGATACCCTCGAGATGGGCTACCTGATAGAGAGGCACCTTCTAGACGGCGATATCGTGATGTTCAACAGGCAGCCGTCCCTCCACCAGATGTCGATAATGGCGCACCACGTGCGCGTCCTGCCGGGCAAGACCTTCCGGCTCCACCCGTCGGTCTGCCCCCCGTACAACGCGGACTTTGACGGCGACGAGATGAACCTGCACGTCCCGCAGAGCGAGGAGGCGCGCGCAGAGGCGATGCTATTGATGAGGGTCCAGGACCAGCTCATCTCGCCGAGATATGGCGGGCCCATAATAGGGGGCCTGCGGGACTTTATCACGGGATCGTACCTGCTGACAAAAGATGATACCACCCTCACCAGGGAGGAGTTTACGAATCTTGCGATGCTAGGTGACTACGGCGGGGCGCTGCCAAAGCCCGGGGCAAAGGGCCAGCTGTTTACCGGCAAGCAGCTATTCTCGCTGTTCCTGCCCAAGGATTTCAACTATATCATAACCTCCAAGTGGTCCAAGGGGACCAAGGGAACACCCAAGGATGTGGTGATAAAAAACGGCGAGCTCATCAGCGGGGTCATCGACAAGTCGTCGATAGGGGCAGAAGAGCCCGAGAGCGTTTTGCACCGGATAGCAAAGGACTATGGGAACGCGCCCGCCAAAAAGTTCCTCAACTCTGTGCTGATCATTGCAAAACAGTTCATCACCCATTACGGGTTCAGCTACGGGTACGCGGACCTTGAGCTGCCTGAAAAGGCGCGCAAGGAGATATTCGACGATATCGGCGCCAGCTACGACAAGGTCTACGGGTACATCGCGGACGCCAAGAAGGGCGGCCTCCGGCTTACACGCGGCCTCTCGCCCGACGAGGCGCTCGAGGCGTACATTGTAAGCGAGCTGTCGCGCGCCAGGGACACGGCGGGCGGCATAGCGGACCAGTCGTTTGACCATACAAACGCAGGCAAGATAATGGCCTCGACGGGCGCCAGGGGCTCGTCGCTCAACATAGGGCAGATGGCGGGCTCGCTCGGACAGCAGTCCCGCCGTGGCCAGAGGCTCCTCAAGGGGTACAACAACAGGGCCCTGCCACACTTCCGCGAAAACGACGACAGCCCCGACGCGCACGGCTTTGTAAAGTCCAATTACAGGGACGGTCTGTCCGCGCTAGAGTTCTTTTTCCACGCGATGGCGGGCCGCGAGGGGCTCGTCGATACTGCCGTCCGCACCCAGCAGAGCGGCTACATGCAGAGGAGGCTCATCAACGCGCTGGAACACATACGGCTTGAATATGACAATACAGTGCGGGACCCGCACGGGCACATCATACAGTTCCTGTACGGCGAAGACGGCATAGACGTTGCCAAGAGCGACCACGGCGAGGCGTTCAACGTGCACAGGCTAATAGAATCCCAGATGATAGTTGACACGGGCAAAAAGGCCACCGCGCCCGAGATAGCCGAGATAGCCAAAAAGTATGCAAAGACGTTCAACCCGCGCATGAAGGAGATAGTCACCGGGGCGCTGGCCGAGTGCGGCCTGAGCAAGGAGGGCGCCGAGAAGGTGGGCAAAAAGGGCCTAGACCTGTACAACAAGGCAAAGGTGGAGCCGGGCCAGGCCGTGGGGATAGTGACAGCCCAGTCGATAGGCGAGCCTGGCACCCAGATGACCCTCAGGACCTTCCACTTTGCGGGCATAAAGGAGAGAAACGTCACGCTGGGCCTGCCGCGGCTAATCGAGCTTGTAGACGCGCGCAAAAAGCCGGTCACCCCGACCATGGATATACACCTTGACGGCGAATCAAAGGGCTCCCGGGACAGGGCCATAGAGATAGCAAAGAACGTGCTGCAGACCAAGATAAGCGCCCTTATCGCCGACATGGACACTGACTATTCCACGCAGATAAGGCTGGGCCTCGACGAGGGCAAGATGGACGACAGGGGCTGCACACCCGACGATGTGGCGGCGGCGCTTGCATCCAACAAAAAGTTCAAGGTCAGCGTGGAGGGCCGCCGGCTCACCCTGGATATGGCAGAAGAATACGACGCCCCCGCCGTGATAGCTGTAAGAAACAAGGTGCTAAACACGACAGTAAAGGGGGTCCCCGATGTGGAAAGGCTAACACTGGTCCAAAAGGACGACGAATGGGTCATACAGACGACCGGCTCGAACCTGCCCAAGGTATTGGCAGTCGAGGGGATAGACAAGAGGCAGGTCCGGACCAACAACGTATTCGAGATAGCGGGGACACTCGGTATAGAGGCCGCAAGAAACGCGCTGATAAACGAGCTGCGCTCTACACTCGAGGACCAGGGCCTCGAGGTGGACATAAGATACATCATGCTCGTATCCGACCTGATGTGCTCGAGGGGCTACATGCAGCAGATAGGGCGCCACGGCATAGCCGGCACAAAGGACAGCGTGCTTGCAAGGGCCGCATTTGAGATAACGGTCCCTACGATAGCGCACGCGGCGCTCAGCGGCGAAGTCGAGCACCTCCGGGGCGTCACAGAAAATGTCATCGTGGGCAGCAACATACCCATAGGCAGCGGGACCGTCGACCTGTACATGCAGGTGGCAAAGAAAAAGTGA